A single window of Chloracidobacterium sp. DNA harbors:
- a CDS encoding M28 family peptidase — MRRNLFVILILSAFVFQTAAFAQTAAVKITPAEKKIAEAITAAQLKDYLYFVAADEMEGRDTPSRGLDITAKFIGMNLSRWGFKPAGDDGTFYQRIALKKDAIDPAATSVEVGGQKYSYGDDLVRVSGNSTAAISAPIVFAGDGWMIKSKGLDPYQNIDVKGKLIAVYSEGQSSGRNIVALPQGITQADLTGERGKDWADVTAYARAHGAAGILVLPSKFLADNWGMVSQMFGRTRMVVEKLAPATPAQIASAPSVFIASQKLAAAIFAGEANDPMSGSKTSFDLSSGKKFNFTIATKTETAWTQNVVALWEGSDPTLKSEMVAIGAHYDHVGVNPNAPGPDKIFNGADDDGSGTVAVLSIAEALAKAPKRPKRSILFVWHCGEEKGLWGSEYFNKFPTVDIKKVVAQLNIDMIGRSRKPDDTNPKNKELSGENTIYVIGADMMSSTLGTVVKGTNSGYLKMDYDFRYDDPKDPNRFFFRSDHFNYAVNGIPVAFWFDGVHEDYHQAGDHADKIDYVRMEKITRTIFLTLLKLGELKERPHIDKQLPAELTRQ; from the coding sequence ATGAGAAGAAATCTATTTGTAATTTTAATACTGTCGGCGTTTGTTTTTCAGACCGCGGCATTTGCTCAGACCGCCGCAGTTAAGATCACACCGGCGGAGAAAAAGATCGCTGAGGCCATCACTGCGGCGCAGCTTAAAGACTATCTTTATTTCGTCGCCGCAGACGAAATGGAAGGCCGCGACACGCCGTCTAGAGGCCTAGATATAACTGCCAAATTCATCGGGATGAATCTTTCACGCTGGGGATTTAAGCCGGCGGGTGACGACGGTACGTTTTATCAGAGGATCGCTTTGAAGAAAGATGCGATCGATCCGGCCGCAACATCAGTCGAGGTCGGCGGACAGAAATATTCGTACGGCGATGATCTGGTACGTGTTTCCGGCAATTCGACAGCCGCGATCTCGGCTCCGATCGTCTTTGCCGGTGACGGATGGATGATCAAATCGAAGGGATTGGATCCCTATCAGAATATCGACGTTAAGGGTAAGCTGATTGCTGTCTACAGCGAAGGGCAATCTTCGGGTCGCAACATCGTCGCCCTTCCACAAGGAATCACGCAGGCAGACCTTACCGGCGAACGCGGCAAGGACTGGGCGGATGTTACAGCCTATGCTCGTGCACACGGTGCCGCGGGCATACTCGTATTGCCGTCAAAGTTTTTAGCAGATAATTGGGGAATGGTCAGTCAGATGTTTGGACGCACCCGAATGGTCGTCGAAAAACTTGCCCCGGCCACGCCGGCACAGATCGCAAGTGCTCCGTCCGTCTTTATCGCTTCGCAGAAACTCGCTGCTGCTATATTTGCGGGCGAGGCAAATGACCCGATGAGCGGATCGAAAACGTCATTTGACCTTAGCTCGGGTAAAAAATTCAATTTCACCATCGCCACCAAAACCGAAACGGCATGGACGCAGAACGTCGTTGCACTTTGGGAAGGCAGCGATCCGACGTTAAAGAGTGAAATGGTCGCAATTGGTGCCCACTACGACCACGTAGGTGTCAACCCGAATGCTCCGGGACCAGATAAGATATTTAACGGTGCCGATGACGATGGCTCCGGAACGGTTGCCGTACTCTCGATCGCCGAAGCATTGGCTAAGGCACCCAAGCGGCCCAAACGCTCAATCCTCTTCGTATGGCATTGCGGCGAAGAAAAGGGTTTATGGGGCAGCGAATATTTTAACAAGTTTCCGACCGTTGACATCAAAAAGGTCGTTGCTCAGCTTAACATTGATATGATCGGCCGCAGCAGAAAGCCCGATGATACTAACCCTAAGAACAAGGAATTATCGGGCGAAAACACGATCTACGTGATCGGAGCGGATATGATGAGCTCGACTCTTGGAACTGTCGTGAAGGGTACGAACTCGGGATATCTCAAGATGGACTACGATTTCCGTTACGACGACCCGAAAGATCCAAATCGTTTCTTTTTCCGTTCGGATCACTTCAATTATGCAGTAAATGGCATCCCGGTCGCCTTTTGGTTTGATGGCGTCCACGAAGATTACCATCAGGCGGGCGACCACGCCGATAAGATCGACTATGTCCGAATGGAGAAGATCACCCGCACGATCTTTCTCACCCTTCTTAAACTCGGTGAACTTAAAGAAAGGCCCCACATCGACAAGCAATTACCGGCCGAATTGACCAGACAATAA
- the rsmI gene encoding 16S rRNA (cytidine(1402)-2'-O)-methyltransferase has protein sequence MSGTLYLVTTPIGNLKDITLRALDVLRSVDIIACEDTRHTRKLLNHFEITAKLVSYHEHNENERAPSFIEKLKVGTSIAVVSDAGTPGIADPSFRVVELAIENGILVVPVPGPAAFVAAVVASGLPTDSIFFGGFLPSKSGERRKRLEEIRDIPATLVLYETPHRLARSLSDCLAVLGDRRSAVAREITKLHEAFAFGSLSTLAAEYADAGVRGEIVLVIDRARGPVAVPPPDSLADRVAELEAEGVDNRSALKKAAKELGLSKSEAYRLLVLTKK, from the coding sequence ATGTCGGGAACGCTTTACCTTGTTACTACGCCGATCGGCAACTTGAAGGACATCACGCTCCGCGCCTTGGACGTTTTGAGGTCGGTGGACATTATCGCCTGCGAGGACACGCGGCACACCCGTAAACTGCTGAACCATTTTGAGATCACGGCAAAGCTGGTCAGCTATCACGAACATAATGAAAACGAACGGGCCCCGAGCTTTATCGAAAAGCTCAAAGTCGGCACATCGATCGCGGTGGTTTCAGATGCGGGTACTCCGGGCATCGCTGACCCGAGTTTCCGCGTGGTCGAATTAGCGATCGAAAACGGCATTCTTGTCGTGCCAGTTCCGGGACCCGCGGCATTCGTCGCGGCAGTCGTAGCATCCGGACTCCCGACCGATTCAATCTTTTTTGGTGGATTTTTACCGTCCAAGAGTGGTGAACGCCGGAAGCGCCTTGAGGAGATCCGGGACATTCCTGCGACGCTGGTTCTCTATGAAACTCCTCACCGCCTCGCCCGATCGCTGTCAGATTGTCTGGCTGTTCTGGGCGATAGACGCTCGGCCGTAGCCCGCGAGATCACAAAACTTCACGAGGCCTTTGCGTTTGGAAGCTTGTCGACGCTAGCCGCGGAGTATGCAGATGCGGGCGTGCGGGGCGAGATCGTTTTGGTAATCGATCGAGCAAGAGGCCCAGTTGCCGTACCACCGCCCGACTCGCTTGCCGACCGGGTCGCTGAACTCGAGGCAGAGGGTGTCGACAACCGTTCAGCTCTCAAAAAGGCTGCCAAAGAGCTAGGCCTCAGCAAATCCGAAGCCTACCGACTACTCGTATTAACCAAAAAATGA